A region of Saccharococcus thermophilus DNA encodes the following proteins:
- a CDS encoding CDGSH iron-sulfur domain-containing protein, with translation MAKVQIKVNDNGSYRVTGEVELIDAEGNKFVTKQTFSLCRCGLSNNKPFCDGAHKGKFHSVVRATPSESESQ, from the coding sequence ATGGCCAAAGTGCAAATTAAAGTCAATGACAACGGATCGTATCGGGTGACAGGTGAGGTCGAACTGATTGATGCGGAAGGAAATAAATTCGTAACGAAACAAACGTTTTCCCTCTGCCGCTGCGGACTGTCGAATAACAAACCATTTTGCGACGGCGCGCATAAAGGAAAATTCCATTCCGTTGTCCGCGCCACTCCTTCTGAATCTGAATCGCAATAA
- a CDS encoding YqzH family protein, protein MARLEEKWLRKLVRNCFLQYGYDNDSLPLKEQEWKQLCAKILAKKTSDDGDMDLYEIVHDVIYDYITK, encoded by the coding sequence GTGGCGCGATTGGAAGAAAAATGGCTGCGGAAACTCGTTCGTAACTGCTTTTTGCAATACGGATATGACAACGACTCCCTGCCTTTAAAGGAGCAGGAATGGAAGCAGTTATGCGCGAAAATTTTAGCGAAAAAAACATCCGATGACGGCGACATGGATCTGTACGAAATCGTCCACGATGTCATTTACGACTATATTACGAAATAG
- the gndA gene encoding NADP-dependent phosphogluconate dehydrogenase, whose protein sequence is MAKQQIGVIGLAVMGKNLALNIESKGYSVAVYNRSREKTDEFLQEAQGKNIVGTYSIEEFVNALEKPRKILLMVKAGAPTDATIEQLKPYLEKGDILIDGGNTYFKDTQRRNKELAELGIHFIGTGVSGGEEGALKGPSIMPGGQKEAHELVRPIFEAIAAKVDGEPCTTYIGPDGAGHYVKMVHNGIEYGDMQLIAEAYFLLKHVLGLNAQELHEVFAEWNKGELNSYLIEITADIFTKIDEETGKPLVDVILDKAGQKGTGKWTSQNALDLGVPLPIITESVFARFISAMKDERVKASKLLSGPAVKPFEGDRDHFIEAVRRALYMSKICSYAQGFAQMKAASEEYNWNLQYGNIAMIFRGGCIIRAQFLQKIKEAYDRDPQLPNLLLDPYFKDIVENYQEALREIIAVAVMRGIPVPAFSSALAYYDSYRTETLPANLIQAQRDYFGAHTYERIDKEGIFHTEWLKK, encoded by the coding sequence ATGGCAAAACAACAAATTGGCGTCATTGGGTTAGCAGTAATGGGAAAAAACCTTGCGTTAAATATCGAAAGCAAGGGATATTCCGTTGCCGTGTACAACCGTTCTCGGGAAAAAACGGACGAATTTTTGCAAGAAGCGCAAGGAAAAAATATTGTCGGTACATATAGCATCGAAGAATTTGTCAATGCGCTTGAAAAGCCGCGTAAAATTTTGTTAATGGTGAAAGCAGGCGCACCAACGGATGCAACAATTGAACAATTAAAGCCATATCTAGAAAAAGGCGATATTTTAATCGACGGCGGCAATACGTATTTCAAAGATACACAACGCCGCAATAAAGAATTAGCGGAACTTGGCATTCATTTTATCGGTACGGGCGTTTCCGGCGGCGAAGAAGGCGCGTTAAAAGGTCCGTCGATTATGCCTGGTGGCCAAAAAGAAGCACATGAGCTTGTGCGCCCAATTTTTGAAGCGATCGCCGCGAAAGTGGACGGCGAGCCATGCACGACGTACATCGGTCCGGATGGCGCCGGCCACTATGTAAAAATGGTGCATAATGGCATTGAATACGGGGATATGCAGCTTATTGCCGAAGCGTACTTTTTATTAAAGCATGTTCTTGGTTTAAACGCGCAAGAATTGCATGAAGTATTTGCTGAATGGAATAAAGGCGAATTAAACAGCTATTTAATTGAAATTACGGCTGATATTTTCACGAAAATCGATGAAGAAACAGGCAAGCCGCTTGTCGATGTCATTTTGGACAAGGCGGGTCAAAAAGGCACGGGAAAATGGACAAGCCAAAATGCGCTTGATTTAGGAGTGCCGCTTCCAATCATCACAGAATCGGTGTTTGCCCGCTTTATTTCAGCGATGAAAGATGAACGCGTGAAAGCAAGCAAGCTCCTTTCCGGTCCGGCGGTGAAGCCGTTTGAAGGCGACCGCGATCACTTTATCGAAGCGGTGCGCCGCGCGCTGTACATGAGCAAAATTTGTTCGTATGCCCAAGGCTTTGCGCAAATGAAAGCAGCGTCTGAGGAATATAACTGGAACTTGCAGTACGGCAATATCGCGATGATTTTCCGCGGCGGCTGCATCATTCGCGCGCAATTTTTGCAAAAAATTAAAGAGGCGTACGACCGCGATCCGCAGCTGCCAAACTTATTGCTCGACCCGTATTTCAAAGACATCGTTGAAAATTATCAGGAAGCGCTGCGCGAAATTATTGCGGTGGCCGTGATGCGCGGGATTCCGGTTCCGGCATTCTCAAGCGCATTAGCTTATTACGACAGCTACCGGACGGAAACATTGCCGGCAAACTTAATTCAGGCACAGCGCGACTATTTTGGTGCGCATACGTATGAGCGCATTGATAAAGAAGGCATTTTCCATACAGAGTGGCTGAAAAAATAA
- the zwf gene encoding glucose-6-phosphate dehydrogenase, producing MNPKSLIVIFGATGDLAKRKLFPSIYRLYEKGNLSEEFAVVGVARRPLSNDEFRNYVRESIENALQQELNHEQFVSHFYYHPFDVTDTASYQQLKSLLEELDGIYHSDGNRIFYLAMAPEFFGTVTSRLKSEGLTATNGWKRLVIEKPFGHDFESARKLNEEIRQAFSENEIYRIDHYLGKEMVQNIEVIRFSNAIFEPLWNNRFISNIQITSSETLGVEDRGRYYDHSGALRDMVQNHMLQMVALLAMEPPIKLTTDDIRNEKVKVLRALRPISHDEVDQYFVRGQYGRGVVNGKEVIGYREENNVDPNSNTETFVAGKLMIDNFRWAGVPFYIRTGKRMAEKSTKIVVQFKDIPMNLYYRTNEKIQPNLLIIHIQPDEGITLHLNGKKSGEIMKTAPIELDYCYNCIDGINTPEAYEKLLYDCMRGDATNFTHWDEVAASWQFVDPISEVWENTKADDFPNYEAGSMGPKASDMLLAKDGFHWWPIYHPKQ from the coding sequence ATGAATCCGAAATCATTAATCGTGATTTTTGGCGCTACGGGGGATTTGGCAAAGCGCAAACTATTCCCCTCCATTTACCGCTTATACGAAAAAGGAAATTTGTCTGAGGAGTTTGCGGTTGTCGGAGTCGCACGCCGACCGCTGTCCAATGACGAATTTCGCAACTATGTCCGCGAATCGATAGAAAACGCGCTCCAGCAAGAGCTAAACCATGAGCAATTCGTATCCCATTTTTATTATCATCCGTTTGATGTGACCGATACCGCCTCCTATCAACAGCTAAAGTCGCTGCTTGAGGAGCTTGATGGCATATACCATAGCGATGGAAACCGCATTTTTTATTTGGCGATGGCGCCCGAATTTTTCGGTACGGTTACATCGCGTCTAAAATCGGAAGGCCTCACGGCAACCAACGGCTGGAAGCGCCTCGTCATTGAAAAACCGTTTGGTCATGATTTCGAAAGCGCCCGCAAACTGAATGAAGAAATTCGCCAAGCATTTTCGGAAAACGAAATTTACCGGATCGACCATTATCTTGGCAAAGAAATGGTGCAAAACATTGAAGTCATCCGTTTTTCGAACGCGATTTTCGAACCGCTTTGGAACAACCGTTTTATTTCCAACATTCAAATTACCTCAAGCGAAACGCTTGGCGTCGAGGACCGCGGTCGCTATTACGACCATTCAGGGGCGCTGCGCGATATGGTGCAAAACCATATGCTGCAGATGGTCGCGCTCTTGGCGATGGAGCCGCCGATTAAACTGACGACCGATGACATCCGCAACGAAAAAGTGAAAGTGCTGCGCGCGCTTCGCCCGATTTCCCATGACGAAGTAGATCAATATTTTGTGCGCGGTCAATACGGCAGAGGCGTGGTGAACGGAAAAGAAGTCATCGGCTATCGCGAAGAGAACAACGTCGATCCAAACTCCAACACCGAAACATTTGTTGCTGGAAAGCTGATGATCGACAATTTCCGCTGGGCCGGCGTGCCATTTTACATTCGCACCGGCAAACGGATGGCGGAAAAATCAACGAAAATTGTTGTTCAATTTAAAGATATACCTATGAACTTGTATTATCGAACAAATGAAAAAATCCAGCCAAACTTATTGATTATTCACATTCAGCCGGATGAAGGCATCACCCTTCATTTAAACGGCAAAAAAAGCGGCGAAATCATGAAAACAGCTCCGATTGAATTAGACTACTGCTACAACTGCATCGATGGCATTAACACGCCGGAAGCGTATGAAAAACTGTTGTATGACTGCATGCGCGGCGACGCCACCAACTTTACGCACTGGGACGAAGTAGCCGCGTCGTGGCAGTTTGTCGATCCGATTTCCGAAGTATGGGAAAACACAAAAGCCGATGATTTTCCAAACTATGAAGCTGGCTCGATGGGACCGAAAGCATCCGATATGCTTCTAGCAAAAGACGGATTTCATTGGTGGCCGATTTACCACCCTAAACAATAA
- the rnz gene encoding ribonuclease Z, giving the protein MELLFLGTGAGVPAKERNVTAIALQLLEERRATWLFDCGEATQHQILRTSIRPRRIENIFITHLHGDHIFGLPGLLGSRSFQGGETPLTVYGPKGIRAFLETAISVSSTRLKYDLQVIEIEEGTVFEDERFAVIAKQLDHGIPSYGFRIVEKDLPGTLLVDKLKALGVRPGPIYQEIKLGKTVQLENGMVIDGREFVGPPQKGRIITILGDTRYCEASIELAKEADVLVHEATFAAEESDLAHDYFHSTAVQAAEVAVRAGAKKLILTHISSRYQGMLSEQLLVEARNVFPNTQLAADFSSFPIARKK; this is encoded by the coding sequence TTGGAGCTATTGTTTTTAGGTACAGGAGCGGGAGTACCGGCAAAGGAACGAAATGTCACAGCAATTGCGCTGCAGCTGTTGGAAGAACGCAGAGCGACATGGCTGTTTGACTGCGGCGAGGCGACACAGCACCAAATTTTGCGTACGTCCATTCGTCCGCGCCGCATTGAAAATATTTTTATTACCCATCTTCACGGCGATCATATTTTCGGTTTGCCGGGGCTGCTTGGCAGCCGTTCTTTTCAAGGAGGGGAAACGCCGTTAACGGTGTACGGACCGAAAGGAATTCGTGCGTTTTTGGAAACGGCGATTTCCGTTAGCTCCACCCGGCTGAAATATGATTTGCAAGTGATAGAAATCGAGGAAGGAACGGTGTTTGAAGATGAAAGGTTTGCGGTCATCGCCAAACAGCTTGATCACGGGATTCCTTCCTATGGTTTTCGCATCGTGGAAAAAGATTTGCCTGGTACGCTTTTAGTCGATAAATTAAAGGCGCTCGGCGTTCGACCGGGTCCGATTTATCAGGAAATTAAGCTTGGGAAAACGGTGCAGCTAGAGAACGGGATGGTCATTGACGGCCGCGAGTTTGTCGGCCCGCCGCAAAAAGGAAGGATTATCACAATTCTTGGCGACACGCGCTATTGCGAAGCAAGCATCGAGCTGGCCAAAGAGGCGGATGTGCTGGTGCATGAAGCGACGTTTGCCGCGGAAGAAAGCGACTTGGCGCACGATTATTTTCATTCCACCGCCGTGCAGGCGGCGGAAGTGGCGGTGCGCGCCGGTGCCAAAAAACTGATTTTAACGCATATTAGTTCGCGTTATCAAGGAATGTTAAGCGAACAGCTGCTCGTAGAGGCGAGAAACGTGTTTCCAAACACACAATTGGCTGCCGATTTTTCTTCCTTTCCCATAGCACGCAAAAAATAA
- a CDS encoding SDR family NAD(P)-dependent oxidoreductase yields the protein MRLEGKHIVITGASGGIGEQIAYEAARQKAVPILLARNEEKLRTIAQQIERTYRVPCHYFRLDVSDIAAVEAVFQQLFDQFGAVDVLVNNAGFGVFRYVEDIDFEEMEAMFAVNVFGLIACTKAVYSHMKERRSGHIINIASQAGKLATPKSSVYAATKHAVLGFTDSLRMEAERYGIFVTAVNPGPIRTNFFQVADQSGEYVKNVERWMLAPEQVAKRVVSVMMTPTREVNMPRWMNAGSQLHRLFPSFVEKVAKRAFFKK from the coding sequence TTGAGATTAGAGGGAAAACATATTGTCATCACTGGAGCGTCGGGCGGCATCGGCGAGCAAATTGCGTATGAGGCGGCGCGGCAAAAAGCCGTTCCAATTCTCCTGGCCAGAAATGAGGAAAAATTGCGAACGATCGCGCAACAAATTGAACGTACATATCGCGTGCCATGCCATTATTTCCGTCTGGACGTAAGCGACATAGCCGCGGTGGAAGCCGTGTTTCAACAGTTGTTCGATCAGTTCGGCGCCGTCGATGTATTGGTGAACAATGCTGGTTTTGGCGTGTTCCGCTACGTGGAGGATATCGATTTCGAGGAAATGGAGGCAATGTTTGCCGTCAACGTGTTTGGCTTAATTGCCTGTACGAAAGCGGTATATTCCCATATGAAAGAGCGGCGCAGCGGCCATATTATTAATATTGCTTCGCAGGCGGGAAAATTAGCGACGCCAAAATCAAGCGTATATGCCGCCACCAAGCATGCCGTGCTTGGATTTACGGACAGTCTGCGCATGGAAGCGGAACGATATGGAATTTTTGTGACAGCGGTCAATCCTGGGCCGATCCGTACGAATTTTTTTCAAGTGGCCGACCAATCAGGGGAATACGTGAAAAATGTGGAGCGCTGGATGCTTGCTCCGGAACAAGTAGCGAAACGGGTGGTGTCCGTCATGATGACGCCGACACGAGAAGTCAATATGCCGCGCTGGATGAATGCAGGAAGCCAGTTGCATCGATTATTTCCATCATTCGTTGAAAAAGTGGCGAAACGGGCGTTTTTCAAAAAATAG
- the namA gene encoding NADPH dehydrogenase NamA: METMLFSPYTIRGVTLKNRIVMSPMCMYSCDTEDGKVRAWHKIHYPTRAVGQVGLIIVEATAVTAQGRISSRDLGIWSDEHVDGLRELVSLVKEHGAKIGIQLAHAGRKAEVEGEIIAPSAIPFSEKTRTPKEMTKVDIEETIQAFQNGARRAKEAGFDIIEIHGAHGYLINEFLSPLANKRQDEYGGSPENRYRFLGEVINAVREVWDGPLFVRISASDYHPEGLTAKDYIPYAKRMKEQGVDLIDVSSGAVVPATINAYPGYQVPFAELIRREAEIATGAVGLITFGWQAEEILRNGRADLVFLARELLRNPYWPYTAAKELGTTIPAPVQYERGWHF, translated from the coding sequence ATGGAAACGATGCTCTTCTCACCGTATACAATCCGTGGAGTGACGCTGAAAAACCGGATTGTTATGTCCCCAATGTGCATGTATTCGTGCGATACGGAAGATGGAAAGGTGCGTGCTTGGCATAAAATCCACTACCCAACGCGCGCAGTCGGCCAAGTCGGGCTGATTATCGTCGAGGCGACCGCCGTTACCGCACAAGGAAGAATTTCTTCCCGCGACTTAGGCATTTGGAGCGATGAACATGTAGACGGCTTGCGCGAATTAGTTTCGCTCGTGAAAGAACACGGCGCGAAAATCGGCATCCAGCTTGCCCATGCCGGACGCAAAGCAGAAGTAGAAGGAGAAATTATCGCTCCTTCGGCGATTCCGTTTAGCGAAAAAACGCGGACGCCAAAAGAAATGACAAAAGTGGACATTGAAGAAACGATTCAAGCGTTTCAAAACGGAGCGCGCCGCGCGAAAGAGGCCGGCTTTGACATCATTGAAATTCATGGTGCTCACGGCTATTTGATTAATGAATTTTTATCGCCGCTCGCCAACAAACGTCAGGACGAATACGGCGGCTCCCCGGAAAACCGCTACCGCTTTTTAGGCGAAGTGATCAATGCGGTAAGAGAAGTATGGGACGGACCGCTCTTTGTCCGCATTTCCGCTTCCGATTATCATCCGGAGGGATTGACGGCAAAAGATTACATTCCATACGCCAAGCGCATGAAAGAACAAGGTGTCGATTTGATCGACGTCAGCTCTGGTGCGGTCGTTCCGGCAACGATTAACGCATATCCAGGGTACCAAGTTCCGTTTGCCGAATTGATTCGGCGCGAAGCGGAAATCGCTACTGGAGCGGTCGGCTTGATTACTTTCGGATGGCAGGCGGAAGAAATTTTGCGCAACGGGCGCGCCGATTTAGTGTTTCTCGCCCGCGAATTGCTGCGCAATCCGTATTGGCCATATACCGCAGCCAAAGAACTGGGAACGACGATCCCTGCGCCAGTCCAATATGAACGAGGATGGCATTTTTAA
- a CDS encoding MBL fold metallo-hydrolase, with protein sequence MNEHVYRITVPTPFPVGDVNMYVIKGDSLTLIDAGVKTEEAWQSFQQQLRELGYTPADIDQVVLTHHHPDHVGLIDYLPEEIPVIGHKKADRWVRQDKEFFQQHQQFFKQFLMECGVDPSFLAQLPESSGSFRYACHRPLADTVQEGDSLPGLPHWKVIETPGHAQSHIVFYRETDGVMIGGDHLLLHISPNPLIEPPFAGETERPKPLLQYNDSLRKMLRYDIALCMTGHGEDVTDVPALVEKRLRKQRERAEQVLEMVKQGPHTVFQVCQKLFPTVYQQEFMLTMSETIGQLDYLEANGAVKKKQAGDYYVYEAVEVSV encoded by the coding sequence ATGAATGAACATGTGTACCGTATTACTGTACCGACACCATTTCCGGTTGGAGATGTAAACATGTATGTGATTAAAGGGGACAGCTTGACGCTGATTGATGCCGGTGTGAAAACAGAAGAGGCGTGGCAGTCGTTTCAACAGCAGCTTCGCGAATTAGGCTACACCCCTGCGGACATTGATCAAGTCGTGCTTACGCACCATCATCCCGATCATGTCGGGCTTATTGATTATTTGCCCGAGGAAATTCCAGTCATCGGGCATAAAAAAGCGGATCGCTGGGTTCGTCAGGACAAGGAATTTTTTCAGCAGCACCAGCAGTTTTTTAAACAGTTTTTGATGGAATGCGGCGTTGATCCTTCGTTTCTTGCCCAACTGCCCGAGTCGAGCGGCTCTTTTCGCTATGCGTGCCACCGTCCGCTTGCCGATACGGTTCAAGAAGGAGATTCGCTGCCGGGACTGCCGCATTGGAAAGTGATCGAAACACCTGGACACGCGCAAAGCCATATCGTGTTTTATCGGGAAACGGATGGGGTGATGATCGGCGGAGATCATTTATTGCTCCATATTTCGCCGAATCCGTTGATAGAGCCACCTTTTGCCGGGGAAACAGAGCGGCCGAAGCCGCTATTGCAGTATAACGACTCTTTGCGGAAAATGCTCCGTTACGATATTGCCTTGTGCATGACGGGGCACGGAGAAGATGTGACCGACGTACCCGCTTTAGTGGAAAAGCGGCTTCGCAAACAGCGGGAGCGCGCCGAGCAAGTGCTCGAAATGGTGAAGCAAGGTCCGCACACCGTATTTCAAGTTTGCCAAAAGCTATTTCCGACCGTCTACCAGCAAGAGTTTATGCTGACAATGTCGGAAACGATCGGACAGCTCGATTATTTGGAGGCAAACGGCGCGGTGAAAAAGAAACAAGCAGGGGATTATTACGTGTATGAAGCGGTGGAGGTGTCTGTTTGA
- the proI gene encoding pyrroline-5-carboxylate reductase ProI, producing MKNRPTIAFIGAGSMAEALISGMTKTLYVPEQIIVTNRCNRTRLEYMNKTYRVRCETDKRKAVKEADIIILAMKPKDLSESMGAIAPMIHEHHLIISLLAGVTTDTIVSLAGKNVAVIRAMPNTSAAIGQSATAISQGRFATAAHVAIAKKLFETVGIVTIVPEHDLHAVTGLSGSGPAYVYYLVEAMEKAAEEIGLDRSVAKPLILQTIIGAAHMLQSTTKHPSVLRKEVTSPGGTTEAGIQVLEQYRFQEAVTACIKRATERSEELGKALPSSSFPSAAMQS from the coding sequence ATGAAAAACAGACCAACCATTGCGTTTATCGGAGCCGGCTCCATGGCGGAGGCGCTTATTTCCGGGATGACAAAGACGCTGTATGTGCCTGAACAAATTATCGTGACTAACCGCTGCAACCGAACACGGCTCGAATATATGAACAAAACGTACAGAGTTCGATGCGAAACGGATAAAAGAAAAGCAGTCAAAGAGGCGGATATCATTATTTTAGCAATGAAACCAAAAGATTTATCGGAATCAATGGGCGCTATCGCACCGATGATTCACGAACATCATCTCATCATTTCCTTGCTAGCCGGCGTCACTACCGACACGATCGTTTCTTTAGCCGGCAAAAATGTGGCCGTCATTCGGGCAATGCCGAATACATCGGCCGCCATCGGCCAATCAGCTACGGCCATTTCCCAAGGCCGCTTTGCGACAGCCGCCCACGTAGCGATTGCCAAAAAACTGTTTGAGACCGTTGGCATCGTTACGATCGTTCCAGAGCATGACCTGCATGCCGTTACCGGTCTTTCCGGAAGCGGTCCTGCCTACGTATATTATTTAGTCGAAGCAATGGAAAAAGCAGCGGAAGAAATTGGACTCGACCGCTCCGTAGCGAAGCCATTAATTTTGCAAACGATTATCGGCGCCGCGCACATGCTGCAATCGACCACCAAGCATCCGTCCGTCTTGCGCAAAGAAGTTACAAGCCCTGGCGGAACGACGGAAGCCGGCATTCAAGTGCTAGAGCAATACCGCTTTCAGGAGGCGGTCACCGCTTGTATTAAACGGGCGACTGAACGGTCCGAGGAATTAGGAAAAGCGCTGCCTTCTTCCTCTTTTCCTTCCGCTGCTATGCAATCATAA
- a CDS encoding cyclase family protein: MKFYDVTAPIFEGMPVYKNKTEKQPKLTSVTNDYVTESRIDMDVHTGTHIDAPLHMVKGGDTFETISLDRLVGPCKLFDLTHVNDKITKDDIAALDIQENDFVLFKTKNSLEDAFNFEFIYVAEDAARYLADQKVRGVGIDALGIERSQQGHPTHKTLFSAGVIVIEGLRLKDVPEGSYFMVAAPLKLVGTDAAPARVLLFTESL, from the coding sequence ATGAAATTTTATGACGTGACCGCACCGATTTTTGAAGGAATGCCGGTGTATAAAAACAAAACGGAAAAACAGCCGAAACTGACGAGCGTGACTAATGATTATGTGACCGAATCGCGCATCGACATGGATGTGCATACCGGCACGCACATTGACGCGCCGCTCCATATGGTCAAAGGCGGCGACACGTTTGAAACGATTTCCCTCGACCGCCTCGTCGGTCCATGCAAATTGTTTGATTTGACGCATGTGAACGACAAAATTACAAAAGACGACATCGCAGCGTTAGATATTCAAGAAAACGATTTTGTCTTATTCAAGACGAAAAACTCGCTAGAAGACGCGTTTAATTTTGAATTCATTTACGTTGCCGAAGATGCAGCGCGATACCTTGCCGATCAAAAGGTACGCGGAGTTGGCATCGACGCCTTAGGCATTGAACGGAGCCAGCAGGGGCACCCGACGCATAAAACGTTATTTTCCGCGGGAGTGATCGTCATTGAAGGGCTGCGGCTAAAAGATGTACCAGAAGGTTCGTACTTTATGGTCGCCGCCCCGCTCAAACTCGTCGGCACGGACGCCGCGCCAGCGCGTGTACTATTATTTACGGAAAGTTTATAA
- a CDS encoding IS256 family transposase, protein MSKRSIPNVDWANQLESVIRQFVKEKLELIMREEIKHFLEIEQAGTPNMRNGYYQRNLDTQYGRIEGLLVPRDRNGEFQTQLFAPYQRHTGWLEEAIIRMYQSGMSTREIGKFIERILGNAYSPATISRITDVVKEDIEKWHHRPLSKRYSVLYLDGLYVKLRRDTVEKEVIYVVLGVNEEGYREILDFFVGGQESAYGWQEILQHLYQRGVKEVLLGVFDGLPGLEEAFKAVYPKADVQRCVVHKVRNTLSRVRKKDQFEVAEDLKLIYRAPNKEMALQMFQQFESKWSSKYPREVQSWANELDVLLTFMDYPSSIRSVIYTTNVIERTIKEIRKRLKPMNSLSSLEAAEKVVYLTIQDFNEKWAGRKLRGFAEAQEALQRMFEERYC, encoded by the coding sequence ATGTCTAAAAGAAGTATACCGAATGTCGACTGGGCAAATCAACTGGAAAGTGTCATTCGTCAGTTTGTGAAGGAAAAATTAGAGCTGATTATGCGGGAAGAAATCAAACATTTCCTCGAAATCGAACAGGCTGGAACGCCGAATATGAGAAACGGCTACTATCAGCGAAATCTAGATACGCAATATGGCCGGATTGAGGGTCTTTTGGTTCCAAGAGACCGAAACGGGGAATTTCAAACACAGTTGTTTGCCCCTTATCAACGCCACACCGGCTGGCTGGAGGAAGCCATCATTAGGATGTATCAAAGTGGCATGAGTACACGGGAAATTGGCAAGTTTATCGAACGAATTCTAGGAAATGCTTATTCTCCAGCGACGATCAGCCGTATTACCGATGTCGTGAAAGAAGACATCGAGAAATGGCACCATCGTCCACTATCCAAACGTTATTCTGTCTTATATTTGGACGGCTTGTACGTGAAACTTCGCCGCGATACGGTAGAGAAAGAAGTCATTTATGTGGTGTTAGGAGTGAATGAAGAAGGGTATCGAGAAATTCTGGATTTCTTCGTGGGAGGACAAGAAAGCGCCTATGGATGGCAGGAAATTCTTCAACACCTCTACCAAAGAGGCGTCAAGGAAGTGCTTCTTGGCGTCTTCGATGGCCTTCCGGGGCTGGAGGAAGCCTTTAAGGCGGTGTATCCGAAAGCCGATGTGCAGCGCTGTGTCGTGCACAAAGTCCGCAACACCCTCAGCCGTGTTCGGAAAAAAGACCAATTCGAAGTGGCCGAGGATCTCAAGCTGATTTATCGCGCGCCGAATAAGGAGATGGCGTTACAAATGTTTCAACAGTTTGAGTCGAAATGGTCCAGCAAATATCCAAGAGAAGTTCAATCTTGGGCCAATGAGTTGGATGTCCTCCTTACATTTATGGATTATCCAAGCAGTATTCGAAGTGTGATTTACACGACGAATGTCATCGAACGAACGATCAAAGAGATTCGGAAACGTCTAAAGCCGATGAACAGTTTGAGCAGTTTAGAAGCCGCGGAAAAAGTCGTGTATTTGACCATCCAAGATTTTAATGAGAAATGGGCAGGGCGAAAGTTAAGAGGATTTGCCGAAGCGCAGGAAGCCCTTCAACGAATGTTTGAAGAACGTTATTGTTAA